From Caldanaerovirga acetigignens, one genomic window encodes:
- a CDS encoding protein-glutamate methylesterase/protein-glutamine glutaminase, which translates to MENRIRVLIADDSAFVRKYLKEILAGDSEIEIVGTARDGEEAVKLALALRPDVVTIDVEMPKMDGLTALQYIMNENPIPVVVISSLTQKGELLTYEALALGAVDVIAKPSGPVSTDLRKIAEDIRRKVKAAAKSNIKAATRAIKKRGAGPYFEPVPSVTSITFKKLVIIGVSTGGPKTLTEILPELPADLPAPVIVVQHLPAGFTKSFAERLNNICRLEVSEAQDGEIITPGKILVAPGHSHLKIERRLGRNEVRVRLTDEPRDALYKPSVEVAMESALKVLGGQRLVAILLTGMGDDGANAMVKIRNAGGITIAEAEETAVVWGMPREAINRGGASVVVPAYRVAQEIVKAVKEG; encoded by the coding sequence ATGGAGAATCGAATCAGAGTATTGATAGCAGATGATTCTGCTTTTGTTAGGAAATATTTGAAGGAAATTCTGGCGGGCGATTCTGAAATAGAAATAGTAGGAACGGCACGGGACGGAGAAGAAGCAGTTAAACTTGCCCTGGCTTTACGGCCCGATGTTGTTACTATTGATGTGGAAATGCCCAAAATGGATGGCTTGACGGCCCTTCAGTACATAATGAATGAAAATCCTATCCCGGTAGTAGTCATATCTTCTTTGACCCAAAAAGGCGAACTTTTGACCTATGAGGCGCTGGCTCTGGGAGCCGTGGACGTTATAGCTAAACCCAGCGGTCCAGTTTCTACTGACTTAAGAAAGATAGCTGAAGATATAAGGCGCAAGGTCAAGGCGGCAGCGAAATCCAATATAAAAGCGGCCACGAGGGCCATAAAAAAGAGGGGGGCGGGACCATATTTTGAGCCTGTCCCCTCGGTTACTTCAATTACGTTTAAAAAACTGGTAATTATAGGAGTATCTACTGGTGGTCCCAAAACGTTGACAGAAATATTACCCGAACTCCCTGCAGACCTTCCTGCTCCTGTCATAGTAGTCCAGCATTTGCCGGCAGGGTTTACTAAAAGCTTCGCTGAAAGGCTTAATAACATCTGCCGGCTGGAGGTTTCGGAAGCCCAAGATGGAGAAATTATTACTCCGGGCAAGATACTCGTAGCACCTGGGCACAGCCATTTAAAAATAGAGCGCAGATTAGGCAGGAACGAAGTAAGAGTGAGACTAACCGATGAACCCCGGGATGCGCTGTATAAACCTTCAGTGGAAGTGGCTATGGAGAGTGCTTTAAAAGTTTTAGGCGGGCAACGGCTGGTTGCTATACTGCTCACTGGCATGGGAGACGATGGTGCTAACGCCATGGTTAAGATAAGAAACGCGGGAGGTATTACTATAGCTGAGGCCGAAGAGACCGCAGTCGTATGGGGCATGCCCAGAGAAGCTATAAATAGGGGTGGTGCCTCCGTAGTGGTCCCTGCCTACCGTGTAGCACAAGAAATAGTTAAAGCAGTAAAGGAGGGATGA
- a CDS encoding chemotaxis protein CheW has translation MPLTQYVLFRLAEEQYGVPVQAVQETIRLPHITRVPQAPHYVEGLANLRGLVISVVSGRKKLGLPDKEHDEDTRVLIIKLGDYRVGYVVDAVTGVVTVDTEEIEALPQDLPHQAYFYGLLRSDKGVIMLIDPQKLFGQNISFHVGKEEIRVQEYGDEKYRKSLEHATGEAERKLVTFGVGEEEYGLDIACVQEIVAYPEELSSVPTFPQYAEGIMVLRDQLLPVINLARLMGLNEEEYDRSRSRVIVLHGERGLFGIVVDSVFEVLTIDANNIEEIPEYLQVDARVKFKGICKVDKEKKKHLTYIVDPAYLMGLEVVKSRIGNVNCEVREEAVADKNSEGQYILFRLGEQDFITEITSVREILNVPEITHVPQAPPFVEGVINIRGKIIPVIDLRKRLEMGSFTRGDQNRIIVVDIGDSLTGFIVDAVKEVKRIPLADIESTKALTPVGLNHEYLISIAKLGQKGAVALVIDLHKLLSRFEVRILQSMNVDAAETPTTEEGEEVQ, from the coding sequence ATGCCTTTAACCCAGTATGTACTGTTTCGCCTCGCTGAGGAACAATACGGGGTACCTGTACAGGCGGTGCAAGAAACCATACGACTTCCGCATATAACCAGAGTTCCACAGGCCCCCCATTACGTTGAGGGTCTGGCCAATCTCCGCGGGCTTGTTATCTCGGTAGTCAGCGGTAGGAAGAAGTTAGGCCTTCCCGATAAAGAACATGACGAAGATACTAGGGTCTTAATAATAAAACTGGGTGACTATCGTGTTGGATATGTGGTTGATGCAGTAACAGGCGTTGTCACTGTAGATACTGAAGAGATCGAAGCCCTTCCCCAGGACCTCCCCCATCAAGCATATTTCTACGGGCTCCTACGCTCTGATAAGGGCGTTATTATGCTAATTGATCCACAAAAGCTTTTCGGCCAGAACATAAGTTTCCATGTAGGAAAAGAGGAAATCAGGGTGCAAGAATACGGTGACGAAAAATACAGAAAGAGCTTAGAACACGCAACTGGCGAAGCAGAGCGAAAGTTAGTTACCTTTGGCGTCGGGGAGGAAGAATACGGCTTAGACATCGCCTGTGTCCAGGAAATAGTAGCCTACCCGGAAGAGTTAAGTAGCGTCCCTACCTTCCCACAATACGCTGAGGGGATAATGGTACTGAGGGACCAGTTGCTGCCGGTGATAAACCTGGCAAGACTTATGGGGCTAAATGAGGAAGAATACGACCGAAGCAGGAGCAGGGTTATTGTCTTGCATGGTGAACGGGGGCTTTTTGGGATAGTGGTAGACAGTGTATTTGAGGTGCTCACCATAGATGCAAATAACATTGAAGAGATACCGGAGTACCTCCAAGTTGATGCCAGGGTCAAATTTAAGGGAATATGTAAGGTAGACAAAGAAAAGAAAAAGCACCTTACATACATCGTGGATCCCGCTTACCTCATGGGACTAGAAGTAGTGAAGTCCAGGATAGGCAACGTAAATTGTGAAGTCAGGGAAGAAGCCGTGGCAGATAAAAACAGTGAGGGCCAGTATATCCTTTTCAGGCTTGGTGAACAGGACTTTATAACAGAGATAACCTCTGTACGTGAGATTCTCAATGTGCCGGAAATAACACACGTACCCCAGGCTCCTCCCTTTGTAGAAGGGGTAATAAACATTCGAGGCAAGATTATTCCGGTGATAGACCTTCGCAAGCGCCTGGAAATGGGTAGTTTTACCAGGGGAGACCAGAATAGGATTATTGTGGTAGACATTGGAGACAGCCTGACTGGATTTATTGTTGATGCAGTCAAAGAAGTAAAGAGAATACCGCTTGCCGACATTGAGTCTACTAAAGCCCTGACTCCAGTGGGATTGAACCATGAATACCTGATAAGCATAGCGAAGCTGGGACAAAAGGGAGCTGTAGCTTTAGTAATTGATCTCCATAAATTATTGAGCCGTTTTGAAGTGCGTATTTTACAGAGTATGAACGTTGACGCTGCGGAGACGCCAACAACGGAAGAAGGAGAGGAGGTTCAGTAA
- a CDS encoding methyl-accepting chemotaxis protein, translated as MEKKLAAPEFSQEAGAKEAGNKRFNETAKKLEAQRRQARLIAKRQQLAERIASATEQLSAGVEEASSAINELQAAMEQIAKGAEEASSATQESLAGIEQINQNAQVSVTRAQESLNKVISIQALSSETSQSIQKLVDGVIAAAARNEESARSVVELEKQAEEIGSIIRTVVRIADQTNLLALNAAIEAARAGDYGKGFAVVADEVRALAEISEKAAEDIRRVVSCIQSRVREIAAAINKAAEVARGEADKGREVSAGLGKILQDMATVREGSETVLTLSQEVTRATQEFQNEASQIAQAAEEQSSAVAEALTSIEQQTKALGDIGAAVNDLLVQADAVKSALDSSKASESVAASAEEVSAALEETNTAARQIMTAIEQISKGAHIQSQATEKSLAVAVQVSRQMEGIRQAAVKSLGRVEAMQELLKQNRELIERLIYGIYQALKTAQENAAAMRDLEQEARKIDKIVESIVTVGIQTNMLAVTGAVEAARSGEFGKGFAVVASDIRNLAQESALNADQIKDLVRSIQDRIALVMREIEIAVSEAEREVEEAKTVVGQLEKMTQDIETIVQGAKEIAGNAEQAAKATEEAKKAVENIASAAQETASACEQASSAARQQAQGMEELARAIEEIATMANELQNL; from the coding sequence ATGGAGAAAAAACTTGCGGCACCGGAATTTTCGCAAGAGGCCGGTGCAAAAGAGGCGGGAAACAAGCGCTTCAACGAGACAGCCAAGAAGCTGGAGGCCCAACGTCGTCAGGCAAGGCTTATTGCCAAGAGACAGCAGTTGGCAGAGAGGATCGCAAGCGCCACAGAGCAGCTCTCGGCAGGAGTAGAGGAGGCTTCTTCAGCAATTAATGAGCTTCAAGCGGCTATGGAACAGATAGCCAAAGGCGCGGAAGAAGCTTCTAGTGCCACCCAAGAGTCCCTGGCGGGTATTGAACAAATCAACCAGAATGCCCAAGTGAGCGTAACCAGGGCTCAAGAATCGTTAAACAAGGTAATTTCTATACAGGCACTGTCTAGCGAGACTTCGCAAAGCATCCAAAAATTGGTGGACGGAGTTATAGCCGCGGCGGCGCGGAATGAAGAGTCCGCCCGGTCGGTGGTGGAATTGGAGAAACAAGCTGAAGAGATCGGTAGCATTATTCGCACGGTAGTTAGGATCGCAGATCAGACTAACCTTCTGGCTCTAAACGCTGCTATTGAAGCAGCCCGGGCCGGTGACTACGGCAAAGGATTTGCAGTGGTAGCAGATGAAGTACGTGCCCTAGCCGAAATCTCTGAAAAAGCAGCGGAGGACATTCGCAGGGTAGTAAGTTGCATCCAGTCGCGGGTAAGGGAGATAGCCGCTGCCATAAATAAAGCGGCAGAAGTGGCCAGGGGAGAGGCCGATAAAGGGCGCGAGGTATCGGCAGGGCTGGGGAAGATATTACAGGATATGGCTACTGTGCGTGAAGGTTCGGAAACAGTATTAACCCTTTCCCAGGAGGTAACGCGGGCCACCCAGGAGTTTCAAAATGAGGCCTCTCAGATAGCCCAGGCGGCTGAAGAACAGAGCAGTGCAGTAGCTGAAGCCCTTACTTCCATAGAACAACAAACTAAGGCTCTAGGCGATATCGGTGCCGCAGTAAATGACCTTTTAGTCCAGGCGGATGCAGTCAAAAGCGCTCTAGACTCCTCCAAAGCTTCTGAAAGTGTAGCCGCGTCAGCTGAGGAGGTTTCTGCTGCACTGGAAGAAACTAATACAGCAGCTAGACAGATTATGACTGCTATTGAGCAGATAAGCAAAGGAGCTCATATACAGTCACAGGCTACCGAGAAATCGCTCGCAGTTGCCGTCCAGGTTTCGCGGCAGATGGAAGGGATAAGACAGGCTGCCGTTAAAAGCCTTGGCCGAGTAGAAGCGATGCAGGAACTATTGAAGCAAAACCGCGAACTTATAGAGAGGCTGATATACGGTATATACCAAGCATTGAAAACAGCCCAGGAAAATGCGGCTGCTATGCGGGACCTGGAACAGGAGGCTAGAAAAATAGATAAGATAGTGGAAAGCATAGTTACTGTTGGTATTCAGACAAATATGCTGGCAGTAACCGGCGCTGTGGAAGCAGCCCGTTCCGGCGAATTCGGGAAAGGCTTTGCAGTAGTAGCCTCAGATATACGGAATTTGGCTCAGGAGAGTGCACTCAATGCGGATCAGATAAAAGATCTGGTACGTTCCATCCAGGACCGCATTGCCCTTGTTATGAGGGAAATAGAAATCGCAGTATCCGAAGCCGAACGTGAAGTAGAAGAAGCGAAAACCGTTGTCGGACAACTTGAGAAAATGACTCAAGACATAGAGACAATAGTCCAGGGGGCTAAGGAGATTGCAGGTAATGCCGAACAGGCTGCAAAAGCGACTGAAGAAGCCAAGAAGGCTGTAGAAAATATTGCCAGCGCCGCTCAAGAGACTGCTTCTGCCTGCGAACAGGCGTCCAGTGCTGCTCGCCAGCAGGCCCAGGGCATGGAAGAACTTGCACGGGCTATTGAAGAGATTGCCACCATGGCCAACGAGCTTCAGAACTTGTAA
- a CDS encoding CBS domain-containing protein gives MEDIMKDRCDMPVVPPDADLREVAKALLESEGTLVVVEKEEGVYGYIDGKSIIKWFLMGDEGAKFKAKDIATLIKDEDKLESSVDIEAIVERINKYGRLPLFIGGEGKITGRFSPDKLIGELIRSHSEERKKRVDTEHLIGAVIDLLPFGIALVSDGGEVVQANKLATEIMRENSIGTEELKAIIKNSKRKIFTTRTGTYYRMCTDILRETDYFLVTFADITAEYAMVEKLRSMQNEVETAFSIMLPDQRIEARLKSIVEYMDEYDESTGMIKITGVIKNGCFRHVINMLKLIADAFSQGLMELPGMEKNALVQAAVLHDIGKVQPDLKVGDVVNPKEAFEKGHLHAFRGADLSRALYAIDDKVYYLIKFHHHEENELPSDFPKYLLPMYRFFRLIDGLSAGITRRGSRVTMKVRGTKIHVREESSFPAYNQEIEMDIYTGFFANKKIVL, from the coding sequence ATGGAAGATATCATGAAAGACCGATGCGATATGCCTGTGGTTCCACCGGATGCCGATTTAAGAGAGGTTGCGAAAGCACTGCTTGAAAGTGAGGGAACTCTGGTAGTTGTAGAGAAGGAAGAGGGTGTCTATGGATACATTGACGGTAAATCGATAATAAAGTGGTTTCTCATGGGAGATGAAGGTGCAAAATTTAAGGCCAAGGACATTGCCACTTTGATAAAGGACGAGGATAAACTAGAATCGTCCGTGGACATAGAAGCCATTGTTGAGAGGATAAATAAATACGGAAGGTTGCCATTATTTATTGGCGGAGAGGGAAAAATAACGGGAAGGTTTTCACCGGATAAGCTGATAGGCGAACTTATAAGGTCGCACAGTGAGGAAAGGAAGAAAAGAGTAGATACGGAACACTTGATTGGGGCGGTTATAGACCTCCTTCCCTTTGGGATTGCGCTGGTATCGGATGGCGGCGAGGTAGTACAGGCCAATAAACTTGCTACAGAGATAATGAGGGAGAACTCAATAGGTACTGAAGAATTGAAAGCGATAATTAAGAATAGTAAAAGAAAAATATTCACAACAAGAACAGGAACCTACTACAGGATGTGTACGGATATTTTGCGGGAAACCGATTATTTTTTGGTTACTTTTGCCGATATAACTGCGGAGTACGCTATGGTAGAAAAATTGCGAAGTATGCAAAACGAAGTAGAAACGGCATTTTCAATAATGCTTCCGGACCAGCGCATAGAGGCACGGCTAAAATCTATAGTGGAGTATATGGACGAATATGACGAAAGTACGGGCATGATAAAGATAACCGGAGTGATCAAAAACGGCTGCTTCAGGCACGTCATAAACATGCTAAAGCTAATTGCAGACGCCTTTAGTCAAGGGCTGATGGAATTGCCTGGGATGGAAAAGAATGCCCTTGTGCAGGCTGCAGTTTTGCACGATATCGGGAAGGTGCAGCCGGATTTAAAGGTTGGGGATGTGGTAAATCCGAAAGAAGCATTTGAAAAGGGTCACCTTCATGCATTTCGGGGGGCTGATTTGAGCAGAGCGTTATATGCCATAGATGATAAAGTGTATTATTTGATAAAGTTCCATCATCATGAAGAGAATGAGCTGCCGTCCGACTTTCCAAAGTATCTCTTGCCAATGTACAGGTTTTTCAGATTGATCGATGGTCTTTCAGCCGGGATTACAAGAAGGGGTTCAAGAGTTACAATGAAGGTAAGGGGGACAAAAATACACGTGCGGGAGGAGAGCAGTTTTCCTGCATATAATCAAGAGATTGAGATGGACATTTACACGGGATTTTTTGCTAATAAAAAAATCGTGTTATAA
- a CDS encoding GGDEF domain-containing protein yields MKNIKDFIMEYKKYLSEYLLKGGQDEILFEAYQHLIKLMDDSLAQAANILDIHNQVLKEVLNIKQDNHVVQWIYIERATEFLAQMLIAMDALLLSLKESIEKDHLTGLYNRLAIDRILSKLWSNAVASKTPLTIAMVDLDNFKIINDRYGHTIGDELLKEVSVVIKTCLRDKDVVIRYGGEEFLIILPETDTNGAKKPLERVRKRIEEGVYTEARVKITASIGAAVYPDDRPLSIEEIIEFADAAMYAAKARGKNKLVFYSQLECKN; encoded by the coding sequence GTGAAAAATATTAAAGATTTTATTATGGAATACAAGAAATATCTTTCAGAGTACCTCTTAAAAGGCGGACAGGATGAAATATTATTTGAGGCATATCAGCACCTTATAAAATTAATGGATGACTCATTAGCTCAGGCTGCAAATATACTTGATATTCATAATCAAGTCTTGAAAGAGGTCCTAAATATAAAGCAGGATAACCATGTGGTCCAATGGATTTATATAGAAAGGGCTACAGAGTTTTTGGCCCAGATGTTAATAGCTATGGATGCTTTGCTCCTTTCTCTTAAGGAAAGTATCGAAAAAGATCATCTTACAGGGCTTTACAATAGGCTAGCTATAGATAGAATTCTTTCGAAACTTTGGTCGAATGCGGTTGCATCGAAAACGCCCCTTACAATTGCTATGGTCGATCTAGATAATTTTAAAATTATTAATGACCGATACGGTCACACAATCGGGGATGAATTGTTGAAGGAAGTAAGTGTTGTCATAAAGACCTGCCTTAGAGATAAGGACGTAGTTATTAGATATGGTGGCGAAGAATTCCTCATAATTCTTCCAGAGACAGATACTAATGGCGCTAAAAAGCCTCTGGAAAGAGTTAGAAAACGAATAGAGGAGGGGGTTTATACAGAGGCAAGGGTCAAAATTACCGCCAGTATTGGAGCGGCAGTGTATCCGGATGATCGTCCATTGAGTATTGAAGAAATAATAGAATTTGCAGATGCTGCGATGTACGCAGCTAAGGCAAGAGGTAAAAACAAGCTCGTTTTCTACAGCCAATTGGAATGCAAGAATTAG
- a CDS encoding SpoIIE family protein phosphatase, producing the protein MTEKLRVDIAVEADLYILEHRLKKFLREVNLDIPIAILVAKELATNILKYGDKGCIEVGLKNGSLRIFAEDKGKVAVIGNGEKLAGGLGIGLEVVKKSSNDFKIEQKPGGGTKVEVYLNPFGENKKGFVLQVGTASKPHYLEDECGDVCLWKRVGDKYILLVADVLGHGKRAHEVAKVIESYFKDTLEEKIERIYEDLQRYLFSTRGCAAFIARVSENVMEYINVGNIKAWLVDKRFSKRIMGTGGVIGKMHGSPKVFKESSSLLCSTLIVCTDGIKNQFIPTPDMVWLRTLDVRDVALKIVNEYSIKEDDATVLIARGGYSEKY; encoded by the coding sequence TTGACGGAAAAGTTAAGGGTTGATATTGCAGTTGAGGCCGATCTTTATATATTGGAGCACCGCCTTAAAAAATTTTTAAGAGAAGTTAATCTAGACATACCAATCGCAATTCTCGTGGCCAAGGAATTGGCCACTAATATTTTGAAATACGGAGATAAAGGTTGTATAGAGGTAGGATTGAAGAATGGCAGTCTTCGCATTTTTGCTGAAGATAAGGGGAAAGTTGCGGTAATAGGCAACGGAGAGAAGCTAGCCGGTGGGCTTGGTATTGGCCTTGAAGTAGTAAAAAAAAGCAGTAATGATTTTAAAATAGAGCAAAAGCCCGGTGGAGGAACAAAAGTGGAGGTATACCTTAATCCTTTTGGAGAGAATAAGAAGGGTTTTGTTTTGCAAGTGGGAACCGCATCAAAGCCACATTATTTGGAAGATGAGTGTGGAGATGTTTGTTTGTGGAAAAGGGTAGGAGATAAATATATACTGCTTGTAGCTGATGTCCTTGGTCACGGCAAGAGGGCGCATGAAGTTGCAAAAGTTATAGAGAGTTACTTTAAAGACACGTTGGAGGAAAAAATTGAAAGGATATACGAAGACCTTCAAAGATATTTATTCTCTACCCGGGGGTGTGCAGCTTTTATTGCCCGTGTTTCGGAGAACGTGATGGAATATATAAACGTGGGTAATATTAAAGCTTGGCTCGTTGATAAGAGGTTTTCAAAGAGAATAATGGGGACAGGCGGTGTCATCGGAAAAATGCATGGTAGTCCGAAAGTGTTTAAGGAGTCTTCATCTCTACTTTGCTCTACATTAATAGTTTGCACCGATGGGATAAAAAATCAATTTATTCCGACACCTGACATGGTATGGTTGAGAACTCTAGATGTTAGAGATGTTGCTTTAAAGATAGTAAATGAATACAGTATAAAAGAAGATGATGCTACTGTGCTGATAGCAAGGGGGGGTTACAGTGAAAAATATTAA
- a CDS encoding anti-sigma regulatory factor, with the protein MIEVNPQDYDIVLKIKDESDIAVSRQMAKNFAQKMDFSLADVTKIATAVSELARNIYRYAKEGYIFIRKKEAGPEKAIAIEILACDKGPGIENVELAVSGGYTTSERSLGLGLAGIRRLMDSFHIESKVGKGTAVIVEKRRRVF; encoded by the coding sequence GTGATAGAAGTAAATCCCCAGGACTACGATATAGTGCTGAAGATAAAAGATGAAAGCGATATAGCGGTGTCTAGGCAGATGGCAAAAAATTTTGCACAGAAAATGGATTTTTCTCTGGCAGATGTAACTAAAATAGCCACAGCAGTGTCAGAGCTTGCAAGAAATATATACAGGTATGCAAAAGAAGGATACATTTTCATCAGGAAAAAGGAAGCTGGTCCTGAGAAGGCGATAGCCATAGAGATTTTGGCGTGCGACAAAGGACCTGGAATAGAAAATGTAGAACTTGCAGTGAGTGGAGGATATACGACTTCGGAAAGAAGCCTGGGATTAGGCTTAGCAGGGATCAGAAGGCTGATGGACAGTTTTCATATAGAGTCTAAAGTAGGGAAAGGAACTGCCGTTATCGTGGAAAAAAGGAGGCGCGTGTTTTGA
- a CDS encoding STAS domain-containing protein has product MKNKVVPTIKLYDYLLVPIQIELDDNTVERLQMQILHEIHENDVRGIIIDVSMVDVIDSYISFVLSETAGMAKAMGCHTVLCGIQPQVALTLAQMGIRLKDIITARSLEDAIDILGELD; this is encoded by the coding sequence ATGAAGAATAAGGTAGTGCCGACTATAAAGCTTTATGATTACCTGCTTGTCCCAATACAAATAGAACTTGACGATAATACGGTTGAAAGGCTTCAGATGCAGATACTCCACGAGATTCACGAGAATGACGTCCGGGGGATAATAATAGATGTCAGCATGGTAGATGTAATCGACAGCTACATATCTTTTGTCCTGTCGGAGACGGCTGGTATGGCTAAAGCTATGGGATGCCATACTGTTTTATGCGGGATTCAGCCACAGGTAGCGCTTACGCTAGCCCAGATGGGAATCAGGTTGAAAGACATAATTACTGCCCGGAGCCTTGAGGATGCTATAGATATTCTGGGTGAGCTGGATTAA
- a CDS encoding STAS domain-containing protein has protein sequence MKEAIIYNLETLLKGLAKQDGIKKEWEDFLVNLADAFGNADMKEKIKEPLKGLMNVVDSSDLLKGFEFLDDKIEGFPLAEILKVVVEVFDESKKEKETRIRELGDILAELATPIIRIWQDILLVPLIGTLDSHRAQNMAEKLLEKTASTRAKIVIVDVTGVPMIDTIVGGFLIEMFNAIKLLGSDVILTGIKPEIAHTLVKLGVDFNMVIIKRDLESALKYAIGIAPDKSDRKHSRKRGDDDEE, from the coding sequence GTGAAGGAAGCGATAATTTATAATTTGGAAACCCTCTTAAAAGGTTTGGCAAAACAGGATGGGATAAAAAAAGAATGGGAGGATTTTTTGGTTAATCTTGCGGATGCTTTCGGAAACGCGGACATGAAGGAAAAAATTAAAGAACCGCTAAAAGGTCTTATGAATGTCGTTGATTCAAGTGATTTATTGAAAGGATTTGAGTTTTTGGACGATAAAATAGAAGGATTTCCCCTTGCGGAGATTTTAAAAGTCGTAGTTGAGGTATTTGATGAGTCGAAAAAAGAAAAGGAGACGCGAATAAGAGAACTGGGGGATATTCTTGCCGAACTTGCGACACCAATAATAAGGATCTGGCAGGACATACTCCTCGTACCTCTTATTGGTACCCTTGACAGCCACAGAGCACAAAACATGGCCGAAAAACTTCTGGAAAAAACGGCAAGCACCAGGGCAAAGATAGTCATCGTGGATGTTACGGGAGTGCCGATGATCGATACAATTGTCGGAGGATTTTTAATAGAAATGTTTAACGCGATAAAGCTGCTCGGCAGCGACGTAATTCTGACGGGAATAAAACCGGAAATAGCCCATACCCTTGTAAAGCTGGGAGTTGATTTCAACATGGTAATTATAAAGAGAGACCTGGAAAGCGCTCTCAAGTATGCGATTGGTATTGCACCTGACAAGAGCGACAGAAAACATAGCCGAAAAAGAGGGGACGACGATGAAGAATAA